CTGGCTCAGCTGGTCAAAAGACTTACCGGCGGTTTCGGCTCGGGTAATACTCTCTTTCGCCTGAAGATGGGTTTTACTCATACTGTTAGTAGTTTGTTCTACCTGATTCTGGATAGCATCAATACTGGCTTTAATCTGATTGGTGGCTTCCTGAGTTCGGGTTGCAAGGGTGCGTACCTCATCGGCGACCACCGCAAACCCCCGGCCATTATCACCTGCCCGGGCCGCTTCGATCGCAGCATTGAGCGCCAATAGGTTGGTTTGATCTGCAATGTCGTTGATCATGGTGGTAATGTTGCCGATCTCTTCAGTCTGGCTATGCAACTGATCTGATAGTTTCGAGGCCTGTGCGACTTCAATGACGAGCTGCTCAATAGTATTCAGCATATCGTTAACACTCGTGCGACCGTTCTGCGCATCTTGAGCGGCCTGAAGCGTCACCTCTGATGTGCGTGAGGTGTTTTCTGCAACCTGATGCGATGACGAAGCCATCTCTGTACTGGCGGAGGCTAGCATGTCGCTTTCCAGGTTTTGCTGTTCAATACCGTCAGTGGTTTGATCCAGGCTCTCGTGGGTAACCCCCATCACGTTTTTAACGGTCGCAATGGCATCCTCAACCCGGCCGGTAACGGTGCCTAATCGCGCCTCAAGAAACAAGTTGGATAGCTGGAAAGCGCCTATCTCATCCATCCGTCCGGTCAGTGCTTTCTGGGAGACGGGGTTGTTATAAATTTCAAGTGAGTGTCTGGATCTATCGTGCAAAGGTGAGAGAAGCCAATGGGTTAGTCCGGTAAATGACAGGGTCAATACGCTGGATAGGGCAATCTTTAAATAGAGATCTAACGGCGCCAGATTAACCAAAGTAACCCCGAGTAAACCGCAAAAGGCTGACGCAACGACTCGATGACTGAGTTGTTTTCGAGAAAACGAAACCCGTGTTGGATGGCTATTGAGTTGATCGTAGAGCCGTTGGGCGGTCTCTTTAATGTCGTCAGGCAGCTTTGTCCGGACCGACTGGTAGCCAACTTTTTTTCCCGCTTCATTGTATTGCGGGGTGACATAAGCCAGCACCCAGTAGTAGTCACCGTTCTTGCAGCGGTTTTTCACCGCGCCCAGCCACGATTCGTCAGCTTTTAAGTGTTTCCACAGATCGGCGAAGGCTGCTGCCGGCATATCCGGATGTCTGACAATATTATGATTCTGCCCCATCAGCTCGTCTGCCGTGTAGCCGGCAACCTCACAGAAGTATTTATTGGCATAGGTGATACAGCCGGTTAGAGAGGTCGTGGAAATGAGGCGACAGCCATCCTGGACAAGTTGTTCTCTCTGTTGCTGATTTGTAGACATTGAAACCTCTTACTGAATCGTTTCAGGTTCAGATT
The genomic region above belongs to Amphritea japonica ATCC BAA-1530 and contains:
- a CDS encoding methyl-accepting chemotaxis protein, with translation MSTNQQQREQLVQDGCRLISTTSLTGCITYANKYFCEVAGYTADELMGQNHNIVRHPDMPAAAFADLWKHLKADESWLGAVKNRCKNGDYYWVLAYVTPQYNEAGKKVGYQSVRTKLPDDIKETAQRLYDQLNSHPTRVSFSRKQLSHRVVASAFCGLLGVTLVNLAPLDLYLKIALSSVLTLSFTGLTHWLLSPLHDRSRHSLEIYNNPVSQKALTGRMDEIGAFQLSNLFLEARLGTVTGRVEDAIATVKNVMGVTHESLDQTTDGIEQQNLESDMLASASTEMASSSHQVAENTSRTSEVTLQAAQDAQNGRTSVNDMLNTIEQLVIEVAQASKLSDQLHSQTEEIGNITTMINDIADQTNLLALNAAIEAARAGDNGRGFAVVADEVRTLATRTQEATNQIKASIDAIQNQVEQTTNSMSKTHLQAKESITRAETAGKSFDQLSQSLDLISQQSQQIAVSAEEQSGTAESLSRSVISIRDISDNNKDSIARTNDATDKLAMLVTDLSQIVNRTLKR